The region GTGTGACTGACGTTGAATTTGCATACGCAGAAGCCCTAAACATGGGTGATGAATACAAAGAGAAAGGCCTAGATTCAGCTAAACAACAACTTAGCTCAATCACTCTATAATCAGCCTAATTACTAAGCTCAACACGCTTTATATTTAAGAGTCATCTTCGGATGGCTCTTTTTTTGTTTACGTTTTAGCCACCTTACCTATTTTGTCGAATTTATTACCCAAAGTTTGCTCAATTAAACGTTTAGAGCTTATGTTTATTGAGTAATAGTCGATACAATGTCTCTTCTCTTGTTAAGTAAGCCAGATAATGTGAAAGCCTCTGAACTCAAAATGATTTTAAATACCATTCCTTCTGATCAAGACCCTGAATTAGTCACGGGAGAATGGTGGCTGCCTGAACAACTAGTCAATGCAACCCCGCATGATGAGTTTGTCTTTCTCGATTTTGATAATGCCCCAGAAGAAGAGCAAGGTGACGAAGAAGGTCGTGGATTTGTCGAACATGAGATAGAACTTATCAGGCAACAAATTACGCAAATATTACATGAAGATAGCGGACAACAAGCCAAAACTGAGGCACTATTAGCACTGATGATTGTCGCTCATGAGCGCTCTAGCTCAGAGTTTATTGAAATGCTTGGTGCTGTTCTAGATGAAGAAGATTAGGTATTGCTAGAACCTAGCCGCTAGGGAGGAACTGTTGTCGCCAAAGACTACTCTATCCACTCCGTTTCTATTAGCGGGTCCGATTGTCCGAAAATGTACTGCAAAACAGGTCGCCATCTGGTTGGCGACGTCCAAACCACTTCAAGGTCAATGTCGTTGGTGGAATAGCCAAACGGGCGAGACCATGACGCTGGATCTCACCACCGTCACTCAATATCAAGTGGGTACGCACGCTTGGGTGGTACTTATCGAGTTAAATGGCGATTTCGCTACGGGTTTCTACCACTACCAAATTTCAACTCAATATGGTGATTTAGTTGAGTTATACCCAGAGCTTAAATTAGGTGATGAATCAGCCCTCACCGTCCACCTCTCTGGTGAAGCAAACTATGTCATGCATGGGTCTTGTCGCAATCCAGGCGATCCCTGTAAAGATGCGTTAGCGGCGGCAGCGCGTAAAGTCGCCCATCAATCGATCGCAGAGCGCCCTCATTTACTGATGATGAGTGGTGACCAAATCTACGCTGACCATGTCGCAGGACCTCTATTGGCAGCTATCCACCGTGTGATTGATACGCTTGGCCTCTATCAAGAAGAATTTACTCAAGCCCCAGTCAGTAATAGTGCAGAGCTTTATGCCAGCGCACATTGTTACTACGGTCGGCAAGCGCTATTACCCCACTTTGATACGTCACAAACGCCTTTACGGCGCTCTTTCTTGTATCGCACTTTGTTTGGTCAGAAAAAAGAGGTGGCGGTGTTTACCTCCACCGATGCCGATAACCATTTAATCAGCTTTGCCGAATTTGTGGCGATGTATTTATTAGTCTGGTCGCCAACTCTGTGGCAAGAATGGCAGTTACTTGATGCGGTAAAGGATTGTCCTACAGAGCAAAACGCCCAGCGTGCTCGCTGGGAAACAGAATGGCAACACATTCATGATTTTGTAGAAGGCTTACATCCGGTACAAGCCATGTTAGCTCATCTTCCCACCTACATGATGTTTGACGACCATGACGTCACCGATGATTGGAACCTCACGGTCGGTTGGGAATACGCCGCAACCACGCAGCCTTTTGCGCGGCGCATTATCGGTAACGCCCTACTCACTTACTGGCTATTCCAAGGTTGGGGCAATGAGCCAAACCGTTTTGATGCGGGCTTTCATCAACACATGGCCCATTTTTGCTCTAGCCCCACGACCGAACATCACAATAGGCTGATTGATTCGCTCTACCAGTTTGAACAGTGGCACTACACCACTGAAACCACACCGAAAATGATTGTGCTGGATACCCGTACGCAGCGCTGGCGCTCAGAATCAAACATGAATAAGCCTTCAGGATTGAT is a window of Vibrio porteresiae DSM 19223 DNA encoding:
- a CDS encoding alkaline phosphatase D family protein is translated as MSPKTTLSTPFLLAGPIVRKCTAKQVAIWLATSKPLQGQCRWWNSQTGETMTLDLTTVTQYQVGTHAWVVLIELNGDFATGFYHYQISTQYGDLVELYPELKLGDESALTVHLSGEANYVMHGSCRNPGDPCKDALAAAARKVAHQSIAERPHLLMMSGDQIYADHVAGPLLAAIHRVIDTLGLYQEEFTQAPVSNSAELYASAHCYYGRQALLPHFDTSQTPLRRSFLYRTLFGQKKEVAVFTSTDADNHLISFAEFVAMYLLVWSPTLWQEWQLLDAVKDCPTEQNAQRARWETEWQHIHDFVEGLHPVQAMLAHLPTYMMFDDHDVTDDWNLTVGWEYAATTQPFARRIIGNALLTYWLFQGWGNEPNRFDAGFHQHMAHFCSSPTTEHHNRLIDSLYQFEQWHYTTETTPKMIVLDTRTQRWRSESNMNKPSGLMDWEALMEFQQAILNQDKVLIVSPAPIFGVKFIEALQRVMTWLGKPLMVDAENWMAHPGSANTLLSIFTHSRTPTNFVILSGDVHYSFAYDIQLRSRKSSPNIFQITCSGFKNQFPEPLLTWCDYADGLLYGPRSPLNWFTKRKRLKIRKRHPQGKHLRHLVNHAAIGELTLHPDGTPNMVAILTSEGKEVMFPATKAAHPSESS
- a CDS encoding VC1380 family protein; its protein translation is MKASELKMILNTIPSDQDPELVTGEWWLPEQLVNATPHDEFVFLDFDNAPEEEQGDEEGRGFVEHEIELIRQQITQILHEDSGQQAKTEALLALMIVAHERSSSEFIEMLGAVLDEED